In Ovis aries strain OAR_USU_Benz2616 breed Rambouillet chromosome 14, ARS-UI_Ramb_v3.0, whole genome shotgun sequence, a single genomic region encodes these proteins:
- the DYNLRB2 gene encoding dynein light chain roadblock-type 2 — protein sequence MAEVEETLKRIQSHKGVIGTMVVNAEGIPIRTTLDNSTTVQYAGLLHQLTMKAKSTVRDIDPQNDLTFLRIRSKKHEIMVAPDKEYLLIVIQNPCE from the exons ATG GCAGAGGTGGAGGAAACCCTAAAGAGGATCCAGAGCCATAAAGGGGTTATAGGAACGATGGTTGTAAATGCAGAAG GCATTCCCATCCGAACGACCTTGGACAACTCAACAACAGTTCAGTACGCCGGTCTCCTGCATCAGCTGACCATGAAGGCCAAGAGCACCGTCCGTGACATTGACCCCCAGAACGACCTAACTTTTCTTAGGATCAGATCCAAGAAGCATGAAATCATGGTAGCCCCAG ATAAGGAATATCTTCTGATTGTCATTCAGAATCCATGTGAATAG